Proteins co-encoded in one Salvia splendens isolate huo1 chromosome 4, SspV2, whole genome shotgun sequence genomic window:
- the LOC121798530 gene encoding callose synthase 3-like isoform X1, with protein MSSRGGSSPQLQRRITRTQTVGNLGESVFDSEVVPSSLVEIAPILRVANEVEPSNPRVAYLCRFYAFEKAHRLDPTSSGRGVRQFKTALLQRLERENDPTLMGRVKKSDAREMQSFYQHYYKKYIQALQNVADKADRAQLTKAYQTANVLFEVLKAVNQTQSVEVDREVLETHDKVAEKTEIYVPYNILPLDPDSANQAIMKYPEIQAAVHALRITRGLLWPKDYKKKKDEDVLDWLQAMFGFQKDNVANQREHLILLLANVHIRQFPKPDQQPKLDERALDEVMKKLFKNYKKWCKFLDRKSSLWLPTIQQEVQQRKLLYMGLYLLIWGEAANLRFMPECLCYIYHHMAFELYGMLAGNVSPMTGENVKPAYGGEEEAFLKKVVTPIYEVIAQEASRSKKGKSKHSQWRNYDDLNEYFWSVDCFRLGWPMRADSDFFCKPVDQFQSEKNGESKPTRERWVGKVNFVEARSYCHIFRSFDRMWSFFILSLQAMIIIAWNGSGQPSAIFEDDVFKKVLSIFITAAILKLGQAILDVILSWKARRSMSFHVKLRYILKVVSAAAWVVILPVTYAYTWKNAPGFAQTIKSWIGNSSRAPSLFALAVAIYLSPNLLAAFLFLFPFVRRFLERSNYRIVMLMMWWSQPRLYVGRGMHESTFSLFKYTLFWVLLTITKLAFSFYIEIKPLVGPTRTIMSAHVSAYQWHEFFPQAKKNIGVVIAIWAPVILVYFMDAQIWYAIFSTLFGGIYGAFRRLGEIRTLGMLRSRFQSLPGAFNACLIPEEKSEIVKKKGLKATFSRKFEVIPSSKEKEAARFAQLWNKIITSFREEDLINNREMDLLLVPYWADRDLELIQWPPFLLASKIPIAVDMAKDSNGKDSELKKRIQSDDYMYSAVCECYASFRNIIKTLVRGNREKEVIEYIFSEVDKHIAEDDLLTDYRLSALSSLYDLFVRLVKYLLDNKQEDRDQVVILFQDMLEVVTRDIMMEDHISNLLDSIHGGSVNEGMVPLDQQHQLFASSGAIKFPTPDSEAWKEKGYLFDTSDISFAQIKRLYLLLTVKESAMDVPSNLEARRRISFFSNSLFMDMPSAPKIRNMLSFSVLTPYYTEEVLFSLPELEVPNEDGVSILFYLQKIYPDEWDNFFERVKCLNEEELRGSDELEEQLRLWASYRGQTLTRTVRGMMYYRKALELQAFLDMAKDDDLMEGYKAVELNEDQLKGERSLWTQCQAVSDMKFTYVVSCQLYGIQKRSGDPRAQDILRLMTTYPSLRVAYIDEVEEPSKDRSKKVNDKVYYSTLVKAALPKSNSLESGQNLDQVIYRIKLPGPAIMGEGKPENQNHAIIFTRGEGLQAIDMNQDNYMEEALKMRNLLQEFLKRHDVRYPSILGLREHIFTGSVSSLAWFMSNQETSFVTIGQRLLANPLKVRFHYGHPDVFDRLFHLTRGGVSKASKVINLSEDIFAGFNSTLREGNVTHHEYIQVGKGRDVGLNQISLFEAKIANGNGEQTLSRDLYRLGHRFDFFRMLSCYFTTIGFYFSTLITVLTVYVFLYGRLYLVLSGLEKGLSSLPGIRQNKPLEVALASQSFVQIGFLMALPMMMEIGLEKGFRTALSEFILMQLQLAPVFFTFSLGTKTHYYGRTLLHGGAKYRPTGRGFVVFHAKFADNYRLYSRSHFVKGLELMILLLVYQIFGQSYRGTVAYILITVSMWFMVGTWLFAPFLFNPSGFEWQKIVDDWIDWNKWISNRGGIGVPSEKSWESWWEEEQDHLRHSGKLGIVAEIILALRFFIYQYGLVYHLHITRHTKSVLVYGISWLVIFLILFVMKTVSVGRRKFSANFQLVFRLIKGLIFVTFVSILAILIALPHMTPRDIVVCILAFLPTGWGLLLIAQACKPIVQRAGFWGSVRTLARGYEILMGLLLFTPVAFLAWFPFVSEFQTRMLFNQAFSRGLQISRILGGHRKDRSSRNKE; from the exons ATGTCATCCAGGGGAGGGTCGTCGCCGCAGTTGCAGCGGCGGATTACGCGCACTCAGACAGTGGGGAATCTCGGGGAGTCTGTCTTTGACAGTGAAGTAGTTCCGTCATCGCTGGTGGAAATTGCCCCCATTCTTCGAGTTGCCAATGAAGTTGAGCCTAGCAACCCACGAGTGGCCTACCTCT GTAGGTTTTATGCTTTTGAGAAGGCTCACAGGTTGGATCCCACTTCAAGTGGACGTGGTGTTCGGCAGTTCAAAACAGCTCTATTGCAACGTCTTGAAAGG GAAAATGATCCAACTTTAATGGGAAGAGTAAAAAAAAGTGATGCACGTGAAATGCAGAGTTTTTATCAACATTACTACAAAAAGTATATCCAAGCTTTACAAAATGTTGCTGATAAAGCTGATCG TGCACAGCTTACTAAAGCATACCAAACAGCTAATGTTCTCTTTGAGGTTTTGAAAGCAGTTAACCAGACACAATCTGTGGAAGTTGATCGTGAG GTATTGGAGACTCATGATAAAGTTGCAGAGAAGACAGAAATATATGTCCCTTACAATATTCTACCTCTTGATCCCGACAGTGCAAATCAGGCAATCATGAAGTATCCAGAG ATTCAAGCTGCCGTACATGCACTTCGAATTACCAGAGGCCTTCTTTGGCCTAAGGATTACAAGAAGAAAAAGGATGAAGATGTCCTTGACTGGCTTCAAGCAATGTTTGGTTTTCAG AAAGATAATGTCGCAAATCAAAGGGAGCATTTGATTTTACTACTTGCAAACGTACACATACGCCAGTTTCCAAAGCCTGATCAACAACCTAAG TTAGACGAGCGTGCTCTAgatgaagtgatgaagaagctTTTCAAGAACTACAAGAAATGGTGCAAGTTTTTAGATCGCAAAAGTAGCCTGTG GCTACCTACCATACAACAAGAAGTGCAACAGCGCAAGTTGTTGTATATGGGGCTTTATCTTCTTATATGGGGAGAAGCTGCCAATCTGAGATTCATGCCTGAGTGCCTATGCTACATCTATCATCAC ATGGCTTTTGAACTTTATGGTATGCTTGCTGGTAATGTAAGTCCGATGACCGGTGAGAATGTGAAGCCTGCTTATGGAGGAGAAGAAGAGGCCTTTCTGAAAAAAGTTGTCACCCCAATTTATGAAGTGATTGCTCAG GAAGCTTCAAGGAGCAAGAAAGGGAAATCCAAGCACTCCCAGTGGAGAAATTATGATGATTTAAATGAATACTTTTG GTCTGTAGATTGCTTTCGGTTGGGTTGGCCCATGCGTGCAGATTCGGATTTTTTCTGCAAGCCAGTGGATCAATTCCAGAGCGAAAAAAATGGA GAATCGAAACCTACTAGAGAGAGGTGGGTCGGGAAAGTTAATTTTGTTGAGGCTCGTTCATACTGTCAtatctttagaagctttgacagaATGTGGAGCTTCTTCATATTGAGCTTACAG GCTATGATCATTATTGCTTGGAATGGCTCAGGACAACCTAGTGCAATTTTTGAAGATGATGTTTTCAAGAAAGTACTGAGCATCTTTATAACGGCTGCAATATTGAAACTTGGACAAG CCATTCTTGATGTAATTCTGAGCTGGAAAGCTAGGCGGAGCATGTCCTTCCATGTCAAGTTAAGATACATTCTAAAGGTTGTGTCTGCTGCTGCATGGGTGGTTATCTTGCCTGTTACCTACGCTTATACATGGAAGAATGCTCCTGGGTTCGCTCAAACTATCAAAAGTTGGATTGGGAATAGCTCAAGGGCTCCTTCATTGTTTGCCTTGGCTGTTGCAATCTACCTATCACCAAATTTGCTTGCtgcctttcttttcctttttcccttCGTTCGTCGGTTCCTTGAGAGGTCAAATTACAGGATAGTGATGCTAATGATGTGGTGGTCTCAG CCACGGCTCTATGTTGGCAGGGGAATGCATGAAAGTACCTTTTCTCTTTTCAA GTATACATTATTCTGGGTGCTCCTCACCATTACAAAGTTAGCTTTCAGTTTCTATATCGAG ATAAAGCCTTTAGTTGGTCCTACAAGAACAATCATGAGTGCTCATGTTTCAGCTTACCAGTGGCATGAGTTCTTTCCTCAAG CTAAGAAGAATATTGGGGTCGTGATTGCAATCTGGGCTCCAGTTATCCTT gtatATTTCATGGATGCACAGATCTGGTATGCTATATTCTCCACACTGTTTGGGGGTATATATGGTGCATTCCGTCGTCTTGGGGAG ATTCGGACGCTGGGAATGCTTAGATCACGATTCCAATCGTTGCCAGGTGCTTTTAATGCATGCTTAATCCCAGAGGAGAAAAGTGAGATTGTGAAAAAGAAAGGACTGAAGGCTACATTCTCACGCAAGTTTGAAGTG ATCCCATCCagtaaagaaaaagaagctGCAAGGTTTGCTCAGTTGTGGAACAAAATAATAACAAGTTTCAGAGAGGAAGATCTTATAAATAATAG GGAAATGGATCTGCTGCTTGTACCATATTGGGCAGATCGTGATTTGGAGCTGATACAGTGGCCCCCATTTTTGCTTGCCAGCAAG ATTCCTATAGCAGTGGATATGGCTAAAGATAGTAATGGGAAGGATAGTGAACTGAAAAAACGGATACAGTCTGATGATTATATGTATTCTGCTGTCTGTGAGTGCTATGCGTCTTTCCGAAACATCATTAAAACCTTAGTTCGTGGAAATCGAGAAAAAGA GGTCATTGAGTACATCTTTTCTGAAGTTGACAAGCATATAGCTGAGGATGATCTATTGACAGATTACAGGCTGAGTGCTCTTTCCAGTCTATATGACCTCTTTGTTAGGCTCGTAAAATACTTG CTAGATAATAAGCAGGAGGATAGGGATCAAGTTGTCATTCTTTTCCAGGATATGCTCGAAGTAGTTACCCGAGATATAATGATGGAAGATCACATATCCAA CTTGTTAGACTCAATTCATGGTGGATCGGTAAATGAAGGAATGGTCCCTCTTGATCAACAGCATCAGTTATTTGCCTCTTCTGGAGCAATCAAGTTTCCAACTCCCGACTCAGAAGCTTGGAAAGAGAAG GGATACTTGTTCGACACTTCAGATATTTCCTTTGCACAGATCAAAAGGTTGTACTTGTTGCTGACGGTAAAGGAATCTGCTATGGATGTACCTTCGAACCTAGAAGCTAGAAGGCGCATTTCCTTCTTTTCCAATTCTTTGTTTATGGACATGCCTTCAGCCCCTAAGATCCGCAATATGCTGTCTTTCTC tgtTTTGACTCCTTATTACACGGAGGAAGTTCTCTTCTCATTGCCTGAGCTAGAAGTGCCAAATGAAGATGGTGTTTCCATTCTCTTTTACTTGCAGAAAATTTACCCAG ATGAATGGGACAATTTCTTCGAGCGTGTAAAGTGTCTCAATGAGGAAGAACTTAGAGGATCTGATGAATTGGAAGAACAACTACGCCTTTGGGCATCTTATAGGGGTCAAACGTTAACAAGAACTG TAAGAGGAATGATGTATTACCGCAAAGCACTTGAACTTCAAGCCTTCCTAGATATGGCCAAGGATGATG ATTTAATGGAAGGATACAAGGCTGTTGAGTTGAATGAGGATCAACTGAAAGGAGAGAGGTCACTTTGGACACAGTGTCAAGCAGTTTCAGATATGAAGTTCACTTATGTTGTATCTTGTCAGCTGTATGGCATTCAAAAAAGATCTGGCGATCCTCGAGCTCAGGATATATTGAGACTTATGACGAC ATACCCATCTCTTCGAGTAGCATATATAGATGAAGTTGAAGAACCAAGTAAAGATAGGTCCAAGAAGGTGAATGATAAGGTGTATTACTCCACCCTTGTGAAGGCTGCTCTGCCAAAGTCAAATTCTTTAGAGTCAGGGCAGAATCTGGACCAG GTAATCTATCGCATAAAACTTCCAGGACCTGCCATCATGGGGGAAGGAAAACCTGAAAATCAGAATCATGCCATTATTTTTACACGTGGAGAAGGCTTACAGGCAATTGATATGAATCAG GATAATTATATGGAAGAAGCTCTGAAAATGAGAAACCTGCTTCAAGAATTTCTTAAGCGCCACGATGTGAGGTATCCATCAATTCTTGGTTTGAGGGAACATATCTTTACCGGAAG TGTTTCCTCCCTTGCTTGGTTTATGTCAAATCAAGAGACAAGTTTTGTTACTATCGGTCAGAGATTGTTGGCCAATCCTTTAAA GGTTCGTTTTCATTATGGTCATCCAGATGTTTTTGATCGACTATTTCACCTCACAAGAGGTGGAGTGAGCAAAGCCTCCAAGGTCATAAACCTGAGTGAGGACATATTTGCTG GTTTCAATTCTACCCTTCGTGAAGGAAATGTGACCCATCATGAATACATACAAGTTGGTAAAGGGAGGGATGTAGGACTTAACCAAATTTCTCTGTTTGAGGCGAAGATTGCCAATGGAAATGGAGAACAAACATTGAGTCGTGATTTATATAGGCTTGGGCATCGATTTGACTTCTTCCGAATGTTGTCATGCTATTTTACCACAATTGGTTTCTACTTCAGTACCTTG ATTACGGTGCTCACTGTGTACGTTTTCCTGTATGGTCGCCTTTATCTGGTTCTTAGTGGACTTGAGAAAGGGCTCAGTAGTCTACCAGGAATTCGACAAAATAAGCCTCTTGAAGTCGCTCTTGCCTCTCAGTCATTTGTTCAAATTGGATTTCTGATGGCTCTCCCGATGATGATGGAAATTGGACTGGAGAAAGGGTTTCGAACAGCACTAAGCGAATTTATACTGATGCAACTGCAGCTTGCACCtgttttttttaccttttccCTGGGAACAAAGACACATTATTATGGGAGGACATTACTTCATGGAGGTGCAAAATATAGGCCAACTGGTCGTGGGTTTGTGGTTTTCCATGCCAAATTTGCTGATAACTATCGGCTATACTCTCGGAGCCACTTTGTTAAGGGACTCGAGTTAATGATATTACTTCTTGTTTATCAAATCTTTGGGCAATCCTATAGGGGCACTGTTGCATATATATTGATTACTGTATCAATGTGGTTTATGGTTGGCACCTGGCTTTTTGCTCCCTTCCTTTTCAACCCTTCTGGTTTTGAGTGGCAAAAGATAGTTGATGATTGGATTGATTGGAACAAGTGGATTAGTAACCGAGGAGGTATCGGTGTTCCTTCAGAAAAAAGTTGGGAATCATGGTGGGAGGAAGAACAGGACCATCTTCGTCATTCAGGGAAATTGGGCATCGTTGCTGAGATTATATTGGCCTTGAGATTTTTTATATATCAATATGGGCTTGTTTATCACTTGCACATCACCAGACATACTAAAAGTGTTCTG GTATATGGCATATCATGGCTAGTGATATTCCTGATCCTTTTTGTCATGAAG ACAGTTTCGGTTGGTCGGAGGAAGTTCAGTGCAAACTTCCAGCTTGTTTTTCGGCTTATCAAGGGTTTAATCTTTGTCACTTTTGTCTCTATCCTTGCTATTTTGATCGCTCTCCCTCACATGACGCCAAGAGATATTGTAGTCTGCATACTCGCCTTCCTGCCTACTGGTTGGGGTTTACTCCTG ATTGCACAAGCATGTAAGCCGATTGTTCAAAGAGCTGGATTTTGGGGTTCTGTTCGAACTTTGGCACGTGGTTATGAGATCTTGATGGGGCTGCTACTATTTACACCTGTAGCGTTTCTTGCATGGTTCCCGTTTGTGTCTGAGTTTCAAACTCGAATGTTGTTCAACCAAGCGTTCAGTAGAGGTCTTCAGATTTCTCGTATTCTTGGTGGACACCGCAAAGACAGATCCTCAAGGAACAaggaatag